The genomic interval TGTGCCCGATAAACGCCGCCCCGGCCTCGATGTCAAGGGCCTTGGCACAGACGTCTCCCTCGAGGCGGGCGGTCTTGAGCAGCATCAGCTTTTCCTGGGCGATCACCTGGGAGCGCACCGTCCCGTGAATCTGAATGTTGACGGCCTGCACCAGCTCACCCTTGATCTCGCCTTTGGGGCCGACCTCGAGGTCCCCCTCCACGACCACCGTGCCCTGAACGCGTCCATCAATCCGCACCGAGCCGCGCGCCTTGAGCACCCCCTCGAGCTCAGTCCCCTCGCCCAGGTAGGTGAGGGCCGCTGGGTTGGATTTGCGTGAGAGCATGTCTCCTCCTACAAGCAAGGTTCACTCAAAGACATAGGGGCCGGGGTCCACCGCCACCCCGGCGCGAAACACGGTGTAGTGCAGGTGGGGACCGCTCGAGCGCCCGGTCGAGCCGACCCGGCCTACCAGGTCACCCTTTTCCAGCTGATCCCCCACCCGGACCTCGATCCTCGAGAGATGGCCGTACAGGGTGCGGTAGCCGTAACCGTGGTCAATCTCCACCGCCAGCCCAAAAACCCCGTTCCAACCGGCACTCACCACCGCACCCGGGGCCGCCGCATAGACCGGGGTGCCGTACGGGGCAGCCAGGTCGAGGCCGTTGTGGAACTCGAAGCCGTGCCCAAAGGGATTGGCGCGGTAGCCAAAGGTCGAGGTGATGCGATCGTAAAAGGCCATCGGCACCCCCGAGGGGATGGCTGCCTCGCGGCGCAGGGTTTCGGCCAAGGCCGGCTCGAGGTCGCCGAGCTTCTCCCCGTACTCGCGGATCTGGCG from Meiothermus sp. Pnk-1 carries:
- a CDS encoding polymer-forming cytoskeletal protein: MLSRKSNPAALTYLGEGTELEGVLKARGSVRIDGRVQGTVVVEGDLEVGPKGEIKGELVQAVNIQIHGTVRSQVIAQEKLMLLKTARLEGDVCAKALDIEAGAAFIGHSHTGEPRALPQPE
- a CDS encoding M23 family metallopeptidase encodes the protein MRRRPVRYTFWLARTGAAPKSFSLPVWVPLALLFGLLLWTGVNLYLWNRTAELRNLQLRLADLSQQARQLTLQLEAEKTRNNRLSNQAQATLKSLETLEAEINRLRERAGLPKIRLVPTRSGPPAKGEGGGEPASLEQVWAGIERQIREYGEKLGDLEPALAETLRREAAIPSGVPMAFYDRITSTFGYRANPFGHGFEFHNGLDLAAPYGTPVYAAAPGAVVSAGWNGVFGLAVEIDHGYGYRTLYGHLSRIEVRVGDQLEKGDLVGRVGSTGRSSGPHLHYTVFRAGVAVDPGPYVFE